A region from the Nonlabens sp. YIK11 genome encodes:
- a CDS encoding S8 family serine peptidase, which yields MAAHIYLSTIYSFLSTYMENKITLLCICLLIFVIGQAQTTQQRKEMVKAVDPIHEQELKQFILKRSKLNSKEVSDYLTTNPTKAIAKTSDGEFKWLERIDGNGNPVYLVPYNYSGGLTIGVDHLHSGGSLGLNIEGQGITAVIWDGGYSRETHEEFSSRVFYGELGQNLSDHGTHVGGTIISAGSSILSLRGMAPMGSLNSYRFDDDVTEMFAEAQNGSILSNHSYGVEVTQNTPIAYFGRYTESAIAFDFIAFRYPYFLPVVSAGNDRGQGFNPNDGGYDILTDRAVAKNLITVGAVNNVFRYSGPSSVEMSSFSSFGPTDDGRIKPDIVAKGVGVFSLSSDSDTATGVKSGTSMSAPMVTGGLMLLQQLYNEEKGIFMKSATAKGVALMTTKEAGSDPGPDYRFGWGLFDVEAAANMILNLDSSSSVMENELESKNTYEQIFVSKNNERVSFALSWTDAPGREVAFDAEEDLETPNLINDLDLKVIADDGTVFYPYKLNKDKPRSAATTGVNNVDNIEIIHIDAPAGNYRVEITHKGELSETQPYSLLVNGATPQTASSSSEEISGLSIFPNPANEVVNITFDATTVSSKVSVQFYNTLGQMVRHESFNNNGRFNQQVNISDLGSGVYFVQVSDGNLKSTRKLIIK from the coding sequence ATGGCTGCGCACATTTACTTATCAACAATATATTCCTTTTTGTCTACTTATATGGAAAATAAAATTACACTCTTATGTATTTGCCTCTTAATTTTTGTTATTGGCCAAGCTCAAACTACTCAGCAACGAAAGGAAATGGTGAAAGCTGTAGATCCAATTCATGAACAAGAACTGAAACAATTTATACTGAAGAGGTCTAAATTAAATAGTAAAGAAGTTTCAGACTATCTAACCACTAATCCTACTAAAGCAATTGCAAAAACCTCTGACGGTGAGTTTAAATGGCTAGAAAGAATTGACGGTAATGGAAATCCTGTTTATCTCGTACCTTATAACTACAGCGGTGGACTTACCATAGGCGTTGATCATTTACATTCTGGAGGTAGTTTAGGTTTAAACATTGAAGGTCAAGGTATCACTGCAGTCATATGGGATGGCGGTTATTCAAGGGAAACACATGAAGAGTTTTCCTCACGTGTTTTTTATGGTGAATTAGGACAAAATCTTAGCGATCACGGTACTCATGTAGGAGGTACTATTATAAGCGCAGGTTCAAGTATTTTATCTTTACGAGGTATGGCTCCAATGGGAAGTTTAAACTCTTATAGGTTTGATGATGATGTAACTGAAATGTTTGCAGAAGCCCAAAATGGTAGTATTTTATCAAATCACAGTTATGGAGTAGAGGTAACTCAAAATACACCAATTGCTTATTTTGGACGTTATACCGAGTCTGCAATAGCATTTGACTTCATTGCTTTTCGCTATCCTTATTTTCTGCCAGTTGTGAGTGCAGGGAATGATAGAGGTCAAGGTTTTAATCCTAATGATGGAGGTTATGATATTTTGACTGATAGAGCGGTTGCTAAAAATTTAATTACTGTAGGAGCGGTAAATAATGTCTTTAGATATAGTGGCCCATCAAGTGTAGAAATGTCTAGTTTTAGTTCGTTTGGCCCAACGGACGATGGTAGAATAAAGCCTGATATTGTAGCAAAAGGCGTAGGTGTGTTCAGTTTAAGTAGCGATTCTGATACAGCAACTGGGGTAAAGAGCGGAACTTCAATGTCTGCCCCAATGGTTACGGGCGGCTTAATGCTTCTGCAACAACTCTACAATGAAGAGAAAGGAATCTTTATGAAATCAGCCACCGCAAAGGGTGTTGCTTTGATGACCACAAAAGAAGCAGGCAGTGATCCCGGACCTGATTATAGATTTGGATGGGGATTGTTCGACGTAGAAGCAGCAGCTAATATGATCTTAAATCTCGACAGTAGTAGTTCGGTCATGGAGAATGAGCTTGAAAGCAAAAATACATATGAGCAAATTTTTGTTTCTAAAAATAATGAACGAGTTAGTTTTGCTTTATCATGGACGGATGCACCTGGTAGAGAGGTAGCCTTTGACGCTGAAGAAGATCTTGAAACACCTAATTTGATAAACGATTTAGATTTAAAGGTGATAGCTGACGATGGTACTGTATTTTATCCTTATAAATTAAATAAGGACAAACCGAGAAGTGCCGCCACAACAGGTGTCAACAATGTTGACAACATAGAAATCATCCACATTGATGCGCCAGCAGGAAATTATAGGGTCGAAATTACTCATAAAGGCGAGCTGTCAGAAACGCAACCGTATTCTCTACTGGTAAACGGCGCGACACCACAAACAGCCTCTTCTAGTTCTGAAGAAATTTCTGGGCTCAGTATTTTCCCTAATCCTGCAAATGAGGTTGTCAATATAACCTTTGATGCTACTACCGTTTCCAGTAAGGTCAGCGTGCAATTTTATAATACTCTTGGACAAATGGTACGTCATGAATCCTTCAACAATAACGGCAGATTTAACCAGCAAGTCAACATTTCAGACTTAGGATCTGGAGTATATTTTGTACAGGTAAGCGATGGTAACCTTAAATCTACACGCAAACTGATCATTAAATAA
- a CDS encoding NAD-dependent succinate-semialdehyde dehydrogenase: MITTINPYNGSELKTYQEDTESQIEDKLKIADAAFKEWRKTDMDFRAKLIKKVGELLRQNAQTYARQMAMEMGKPISQGKAEAEKCAWLCDYYADHAPGFLKPEKFETDYHKSYVTYEPIGVVLAVMPWNYPFWQVMRFIVPALMAGNVGVLKHSSSVMGCALMLEELFREAGFPDGCLKNLTVSSDPIESVIKNPIIKAVTLTGSKPAGSAVASTAGSEIKKTVLELGGSNALVVFEDVDIDNAVDTCVDARYQNTGQSCIAGKRLLLHKEIATVFLQKLTNKVKELKSGDPLKVDTYIGVMARPDLAEELEETMHKSINMGAHLHLGGKRDGAYFEPTILTHVTRDMPAFKEETFGPLLAVTTFESDQEAIDLVNESEFGLGVSLFSEDTDRMERLSAHFDDGAVFINEKVSSHPNLPFGGTGISGYGRELSRFGIREFVNIKTVVVNLYE, from the coding sequence ATGATCACGACCATCAATCCATACAACGGCAGCGAACTTAAAACCTACCAAGAAGATACGGAAAGCCAAATTGAAGACAAACTTAAAATAGCTGATGCAGCCTTTAAGGAATGGCGCAAAACCGATATGGATTTTAGAGCAAAACTCATCAAAAAAGTAGGTGAGTTGCTGCGCCAAAACGCCCAAACCTATGCCCGACAAATGGCCATGGAAATGGGAAAACCCATAAGTCAAGGTAAAGCCGAAGCTGAAAAATGTGCCTGGCTATGTGATTATTATGCAGACCATGCTCCAGGTTTTTTAAAACCAGAAAAATTTGAAACTGATTATCATAAATCCTATGTGACTTATGAGCCTATAGGTGTGGTGCTGGCCGTAATGCCATGGAACTATCCATTCTGGCAAGTCATGCGATTTATCGTGCCTGCTTTAATGGCAGGAAATGTAGGTGTTCTCAAACATTCCAGTAGCGTGATGGGTTGTGCTCTCATGCTGGAAGAACTCTTTAGAGAAGCTGGATTTCCAGATGGGTGCTTAAAAAACCTTACGGTGAGTAGTGACCCTATAGAATCGGTGATTAAAAACCCTATTATAAAAGCCGTCACTCTTACCGGTTCTAAACCAGCAGGAAGTGCCGTGGCTTCTACCGCAGGTAGCGAGATTAAAAAGACTGTTTTGGAATTGGGCGGTAGTAATGCCCTAGTAGTTTTTGAAGATGTTGATATTGATAATGCAGTGGACACCTGTGTGGATGCACGATACCAGAATACAGGCCAAAGTTGTATCGCAGGTAAACGATTGTTACTGCACAAAGAAATAGCAACCGTTTTCTTGCAAAAGCTAACCAATAAAGTGAAGGAATTGAAATCTGGAGATCCTCTAAAAGTAGATACTTATATAGGCGTGATGGCACGACCAGACCTTGCGGAGGAACTGGAAGAAACCATGCACAAGTCCATTAATATGGGCGCACATTTACATCTAGGTGGGAAAAGAGATGGCGCCTATTTTGAGCCTACTATTTTGACCCATGTGACCAGAGACATGCCAGCTTTTAAGGAAGAAACCTTTGGTCCGTTATTGGCAGTTACCACTTTTGAAAGTGATCAAGAAGCGATTGATTTAGTCAATGAGTCAGAATTTGGTTTAGGTGTAAGCCTTTTCTCTGAAGATACCGACCGCATGGAGCGGTTGTCTGCTCATTTTGATGATGGCGCCGTGTTCATCAATGAGAAGGTGAGTAGTCATCCTAACTTACCTTTTGGCGGTACGGGAATTTCTGGTTACGGACGTGAACTGTCGAGATTTGGCATTCGTGAATTTGTGAATATCAAGACCGTAGTGGTGAATTTGTATGAGTAG